The genomic DNA CCGGTCCCAGTCCAGGGCATCCGCGGTCTCCTGAACCGCGAGCTTGGCCGCCATGTCGCTCCTCGTCCTCGCGCCCCGTCCCGGCCGGGCAGGGTTTCCCGCGCCGCACGCCTCATCGGTCAGGCGCCACCGCAATGCATCCTCGCGCGGCCGATCGTCCACAGGGTGACGGTGGCCGCGCGGGTCGGTTTCCGCTGCGTCGCGAGCGGGGCTCCGGTACCCGGGCGGCCGGGGCCGGTGAGGGGACGAGCCCGGGCCGGTCGTTGCGCGGCGCCGGCAGCAGGGCCGGCCGCGGCGCTTGGCCACGGACCGCGGGCGAGCAGGAGGTCGTCCCGGTAACCCCGAGGGCGCCCGCGCTCAGGGCGGACGCCTGTTCCGGACCGACGCCGGTCCTGCGGGGACGCGCGGGGATCCTAGGCGGCCGGTCGCGCCGGCGCGTCCGCGGCGCGGGACGGATCCGTCGCCGTCGGGCGGCGCAGCGTCGTCCGGACCATGGCCTCGATGCCCTCCGCCGCCGAGGCCTCCGAGAACAGGCTCAGGTAGCGCGCCCGGGCCGCCCGGCCGAAGTCGCGCCAGCGCGCCGGGTCGGCGACCAGATCCGCCAGCACGGCGGCGATCGGCTCCGGGCCGCCCGGCGGGACGATCCAGCCGGTCTTCCCGTCCTCCACCACCTCGGGCAGGCCGCCGATCGCCGTGACGAGCGGCGGCACGCCGTAGGACATCGCCTCGATCGCTACGCGGCCGAGGGATTCGGGCCGCTGCGACGGCATCGTGACCACGTCGGCCCAGCGGTAGAGGGCGGTGGGATCGGCCACGAACGGCTCGAGCGTGACCTGCGCGGCGAGCCCCGCCTCGGCGATCCGCCCGACCAGGGCCCGCTCGCGGGCCTCGTCCTCGAAGGCGCTGCCGACGATGCGCAGCGCGATCCGCCGACGCACGGGCTCCGGCAGGGAGGCCAGCGCCTCCACGAGGACGTCCTGGCCCTTGATCCGGCTGATCCGGCCGAGCATCAGCACGCGGAGCGGGCGGGCGCCGACGTAGGCGCTCCGATTCGGCTCGGCGGGACCCGCGATCCCGTTGTAGACGACCCGGGCGGTCGCCCCGCGGGGCAGGGCGTAGGCCCGCTCGGTGGCGCGCGAGTTGAACACCACGTTGGCGCCGCTCCAGCGGATCAGCCCGCGCAGGACCTTCAGCACGGCGCCTTCGGGGATCTCGTGGACGTGGACGATGCTCCGGCCGGGGACCAGCCGGGCGGCCAGCAGGTAGTCGGCCACCACGGTGGTGTTGATGTAGACGAGGTCGCTCGCGCGGATGCGGCGCCACGCACGGATCATCGCGATGGGCAGAGCCATCAGACCCAGGGTTACGAGGCGCGCCAGGTTCTTGCGCCGCAGGATCCAGAGCGGGGCGATCACGATCTCGCTGGCGAAGGGCTCCAGCGCGGCCACGATCGGCCCGCGTCGCGGCAGCACCACGTCGATCCGCGCACCCGGATGGGCGGCCCGGATCGTGCGGACGGTCTCGATGAAGCAGCGATCCGAGCCGTACAGCTCGAATCCCTGGTGGACGCACGTGATCCGAAGCTCCGCAGCGGCGTTGCCGACGGCCCGCAGCGCGGGGGCGGCAGCACGATCGCTGTCGCGCGCCGCTCTCAGTCCGAAGTTATCTACCATAAGATGATTTCTGTATTGAATAAACAACTAGCAGTTGTAGAGACCGGTCGTCGGGATTGTATCCTTCGGATCTACAATAGGGCCGACACATTGGAAAGGAAGTTTCATGCCTGACCGCGCACCGAAACTACTTATTCTCGGAACGCGCGGTATCCCGGCCGCCCACGGTGGTTTCGAGACTTTCGCGGAACGTCTCGCGCTCTACTTGGTCGAACGCGGCTGGCAGGTCGGCGTGTACTGCCAGAGGGATGTCGAGGCGGTGCGGGACCGCATCGTGCGGAGCACCTGGAACGGCGTCGAACTGATCACCGTGGAGATCGGCCTGCGCGGTCCCGTCGCGACGCTCGCCTTCGACGCGATCTGCGCCCACGACGCCGCGACCCGCGGCGGCGTCTGCCTCGTGCTCGGCTACAACGGCGCCGCATTCCTGCCCTACCTGCGGGCGCGGGGCGGGCGTATCCTGACCAACATGGACGGGATCGAGTGGCGCCGTCCGAAATGGTCGCTGCCCGTGCGCGCCTTCTTCTACGTCAGCGAGTGGATCGCCGCGTGGTCCTCGCAGCGGCTGGTGGCGGACCATCCCGTCATCGCCGACCACCTCGCCCGTCGCAGGCCGCGCGGCGCCATCGCGACCATCCCGTACGGCGGCGATCCCCCGGCGGCCGATGTCGGACCGCCGCCCCTCGGCCTCGAGCCCGACCGCTACCTCGTCTCGATCGCCCGCATCGAGCCAGACAACAACATCCTGACGCTCGTCGAGGCCTTCTCGCGCCGTGCCCGCGGCGTGCGGCTGGTGGTGCTCGGCACGCTGCGGGTCGGCAACCCGTACCATCGCGCCGTGGAGGCAGCCGCCTCGCCGGAGGTGCTGTTCCCCGGGGCCATCTACGAGCCCGGGCAGGTCCAGGCCCTGCGGGTCCACGCGCGGGCCTACCTCCACGGCCACACCGTCGGCGGCACCAACCCGTCGCTGGTCGAGGCGCTCTGGGCGGGCAACGCCGTGGTCGCCCACGACAATCCGTTCAACCGGGGCACGGCTGGCGACGGTCAGTTCTACTTCTCGGATCCGGACAGCTGTGCCGCGGCGATCGAGCGTGTGCTCTCCGACGGGGCCGCGGTCGCGGCGGCCCGCGCGGCGGCGCGGGCGCGCGCCGAGCAGTTCCGCTGGGATACCGTGCTGGCCTCGTACGAAGATGCGCTGCGCCGTGTCGGCGGCTACCCGCCGGCCCCGGACAACGCGGCGCGCGCCGCCGCGGCAGCGCCCGTCAGCGCCACGGCCGGTCCGGGATGGTAGGCCCCAGCCGCCGGTCGGTGCTGGCCGGCGTCCTCGCGGCGGGTGCGGGTGTCCGGCCTGTCCAGGGTAGTCCCGCGCCGGTCACCCTGCGCCGCGGCATCGCCCTCTGGCCCTGGTTCTCGCTGACCACCGAGTACCCGCCCCCGCGGACCGACTACGCGTGGCCGCCCTTCCAGGCCGGCCGGCCGGTGCCGACCCGCGACGACCTCGCCCGGATCGCCGGGTTCGGCTTCGACTTCGTGCGCCTGCCCCTCGATCCCGGGCCGTTCGTGGCCTTCACGGGGCCGCGGCGCGCCGAACTCCTCGGCACCTTGTCGGAGGCCGTCGACGCGGCGCTGGCGGCCGGGCTGCGCGTCCTGGTCAATGTCCAGGCGAACGCCGCGACCCACCACTACACGCCCGACGCGTTCTACGGCTCGGACCGGGCGCCGCTCTTCGCGGCCTATCGCGACCTCGTCGGAGACCTCGCGCGCCTGTGCGCGCGGAAGGGCACGGACCGCGTGGTCCTGGAGCCGGTGAACGAGCCGCCGCAGGCCTGCGGCGGCGGCGCCTGGAACCGGGTACAGGACGGGCTCCTGGCCGCGGCCCGCGCGGCCGCGCCGGCGCTCACCCTGGTGGCGACCGGCTCCTGCGGCAGCCTCGTCGCCGGCCTGACGGCTCTCGATCCGGCCGCGCTCGCGCGGTTCGCGCCGCTCCTCTACACATTCCACTTCTACGAGCCGTACCTGTTCTCCCACCAGGGGGCGACCTGGCTCACCGAGGAGCCGTTCTACCGCTGGCTCACCGCCGTGCCCTGGCCCGGGAGCCGCGGCACGCTGCGCGAGACCCTCGCGGCGGTGCGGGCGCGCATGGAGACGGACCGCACGGTGCCGCAGGCCGAGAAGGCGCGCGACCGCGCGGTGATCGAGGCGAAACTGCACGCGTATTTCGAGGCCGCGCCCGGCCCGGCCTACATCGCCGACGCGATGGCGCCGGTCGCGACCTGG from Methylobacterium oryzae includes the following:
- a CDS encoding DUF1972 domain-containing protein, whose translation is MPDRAPKLLILGTRGIPAAHGGFETFAERLALYLVERGWQVGVYCQRDVEAVRDRIVRSTWNGVELITVEIGLRGPVATLAFDAICAHDAATRGGVCLVLGYNGAAFLPYLRARGGRILTNMDGIEWRRPKWSLPVRAFFYVSEWIAAWSSQRLVADHPVIADHLARRRPRGAIATIPYGGDPPAADVGPPPLGLEPDRYLVSIARIEPDNNILTLVEAFSRRARGVRLVVLGTLRVGNPYHRAVEAAASPEVLFPGAIYEPGQVQALRVHARAYLHGHTVGGTNPSLVEALWAGNAVVAHDNPFNRGTAGDGQFYFSDPDSCAAAIERVLSDGAAVAAARAAARARAEQFRWDTVLASYEDALRRVGGYPPAPDNAARAAAAAPVSATAGPGW
- a CDS encoding glycoside hydrolase family 5 protein, encoding MVGPSRRSVLAGVLAAGAGVRPVQGSPAPVTLRRGIALWPWFSLTTEYPPPRTDYAWPPFQAGRPVPTRDDLARIAGFGFDFVRLPLDPGPFVAFTGPRRAELLGTLSEAVDAALAAGLRVLVNVQANAATHHYTPDAFYGSDRAPLFAAYRDLVGDLARLCARKGTDRVVLEPVNEPPQACGGGAWNRVQDGLLAAARAAAPALTLVATGSCGSLVAGLTALDPAALARFAPLLYTFHFYEPYLFSHQGATWLTEEPFYRWLTAVPWPGSRGTLRETLAAVRARMETDRTVPQAEKARDRAVIEAKLHAYFEAAPGPAYIADAMAPVATWADLYGIPRGQVLMGEFGALRTDARFTASRAPDRAAYIRDVRLAAEANGFAWSFWNLFDGLGLMDDAHVADPALIAALGLRARP
- a CDS encoding glycosyltransferase family 4 protein — encoded protein: MVDNFGLRAARDSDRAAAPALRAVGNAAAELRITCVHQGFELYGSDRCFIETVRTIRAAHPGARIDVVLPRRGPIVAALEPFASEIVIAPLWILRRKNLARLVTLGLMALPIAMIRAWRRIRASDLVYINTTVVADYLLAARLVPGRSIVHVHEIPEGAVLKVLRGLIRWSGANVVFNSRATERAYALPRGATARVVYNGIAGPAEPNRSAYVGARPLRVLMLGRISRIKGQDVLVEALASLPEPVRRRIALRIVGSAFEDEARERALVGRIAEAGLAAQVTLEPFVADPTALYRWADVVTMPSQRPESLGRVAIEAMSYGVPPLVTAIGGLPEVVEDGKTGWIVPPGGPEPIAAVLADLVADPARWRDFGRAARARYLSLFSEASAAEGIEAMVRTTLRRPTATDPSRAADAPARPAA